A region from the Salvia splendens isolate huo1 chromosome 15, SspV2, whole genome shotgun sequence genome encodes:
- the LOC121768037 gene encoding protein PHLOEM PROTEIN 2-LIKE A9-like, with product MASNTTPHHSGNSSLKFTKGAQGMKIYPRNFNIVWGNDTRYWNVPKNTDLAAELCQVSWLEVTGGVVGTKAAKSYEVGFSVSLNPDAFGWGKYPIYIMIKRGNEEKATWTKIMINPNQKGQFEIKGRLVIGSDHQIEGSDDGKLSFGLYEVWSGKWKGGLKIHHAYVKEC from the exons ATGGCCTCCAACACCACCCCTCATCATTCTGGAAACTCTTCACTAAAATTCACCAAG GGTGCTCAAGGAATGAAGATTTATCCTAGAAACTTCAACATTGTATGGGGAAACGACACTCGCTATTGGAACGTACCAAAAAACAc TGATTTGGCGGCGGAGCTTTGTCAAGTGAGCTGGCTGGAGGTGACTGGCGGCGTGGTGGGAACAAAGGCGGCAAAGAGCTATGAAGTAGGGTTTAGCGTGTCGTTGAATCCGGACGCATTTGGGTGGGGAAAATACCCGATTTATATCATGATTAAGAGAGGGAATGAAGAGAAGGCTACATGGACTAAGATTATGATTAACCCTAATCAGAAAGGGCAGTTTGAGATTAAAGGGAGATTGGTGATAGGATCCGATCATCAAATCGAAGGTTCGGATGATGGGAAGCTCAGCTTCGGGTTGTACGAGGTTTGGAGTGGGAAGTGGAAGGGAGGTCTCAAGATTCACCATGCATATGTGAAGGAGTGTTGA
- the LOC121767351 gene encoding protein PHLOEM PROTEIN 2-LIKE A9-like: MASNSSPHHSGNSSLKFPKDVKTMIIPPKALNIVWGNDNRYWTVPEKEGLPALAELHQVSWLEVTGVVDDTNPNKNCEVGFRVSLNPDAFGWGKYPIYMMIKKGTKISWTKINITPNQKGEFEIKGRWMKADQQTQNNVNSSDRKVFFGLYEVWSGKWKGGLKIHSAYVKELP; this comes from the exons ATGGCTTCCAACTCAAGCCCACACCATTCAGGAAACTCTTCACTTAAATTCCCCAAG GATGTGAAGACGATGATAATTCCACCTAAGGCTCTCAACATTGTTTGGGGCAACGACAATCGATATTGGACCGTGCCCGAAAAAGA GGGTTTGCCAGCGCTTGCAGAACTGCACCAAGTGAGTTGGCTAGAGGTGACAGGAGTCGTGGACGACACGAATCCCAACAAGAACTGTGAGGTAGGGTTTCGCGTCTCGTTGAATCCGGACGCGTTCGGGTGGGGGAAGTATCCGATCTACATGATGATcaagaaggggaccaagatcTCATGGACCAAGATCAACATAACCCCTAATCAAAAGGGGGAGTTTGAGATAAAAGGGAGATGGATGAAAGCCGATCAACAAACCCAAAACAACGTTAATAGTAGCGATCGAAAGGTCTTCTTCGGgttgtacgaagtttggagtggAAAGTGGAAGGGAGGCCTCAAGATTCACTCTGCATATGTCAAAGAGTTGCCAtga